From the genome of Flavobacterium ovatum, one region includes:
- a CDS encoding RagB/SusD family nutrient uptake outer membrane protein yields MKKTLLLLLITALGVVSCDDFLNTEPINKISIKQYYTDEAGLTQALAGVYDQLGSDALYGNGMFLRYNGCTDEGYYARSTVSTGVFVNNFDPTNSDINSLWQSCYLGINRANDLIANVDLPVMDENKRKIILGEAIFLRGYYYFLLVSHFENIPLILTPTTSPNDVYVAQTPMKDVYRQILKDMTDAEEKVSTSTEFGYSSRVSKTVVQGILARVCLQMSGYPMNDATKFADALSWAKKVQTSGEHGLRTTYNSSLTNSAYSQIFINHAQDVYDIKESMWEIDFLGNRSDGNLETGRVGNTNGITMTSAALTQTLGYSYGFIKGTARLYKGYKTGDLRRDWVLTPFTYNNATGAKVPITITTGYGRDCAKWRREFELSSPKNKNHGPINFPVLRYADVLLMIAEAENQVNGPTTIAYDALNQVRRRGFGLNIATASVVADAAAGLSKADFQLAVENERMLELCFEGTRHLDLIRWNKYVSTMNSVGNEIATNGGAQAYGGLGGKNVTARHLVYPIPAKERSVNKKLDQNKDW; encoded by the coding sequence ATGAAAAAGACACTATTATTATTACTTATAACTGCACTAGGAGTCGTATCATGTGACGATTTCTTGAATACTGAACCGATCAATAAAATTTCAATCAAACAATATTATACCGATGAAGCGGGATTAACCCAAGCTTTGGCAGGTGTTTATGACCAGCTAGGTAGTGATGCCTTGTATGGAAACGGTATGTTTTTGCGTTACAATGGCTGTACGGATGAGGGATATTATGCTCGAAGCACCGTTTCAACAGGTGTGTTTGTAAATAATTTTGACCCAACAAACTCTGACATCAATAGTTTATGGCAAAGTTGTTATTTGGGAATTAATCGTGCTAATGATTTAATTGCTAATGTAGACTTGCCCGTGATGGATGAGAATAAACGAAAAATTATTCTAGGGGAAGCTATATTTCTAAGAGGGTATTATTACTTTTTATTGGTATCTCACTTTGAAAATATTCCTTTGATACTAACACCAACAACTAGTCCTAATGATGTTTATGTGGCACAAACACCTATGAAAGACGTTTATAGACAAATTCTAAAAGACATGACAGATGCGGAAGAGAAAGTCAGTACTTCAACAGAATTTGGTTATTCCAGTCGTGTTTCAAAAACAGTAGTACAAGGAATTTTGGCTAGAGTTTGTTTGCAAATGTCAGGATACCCAATGAACGATGCTACTAAATTTGCAGACGCATTATCATGGGCCAAAAAAGTACAAACTTCAGGGGAACATGGACTGCGAACTACTTATAATTCTAGTTTGACCAATAGCGCATACAGTCAAATTTTTATTAATCATGCTCAAGATGTTTATGATATTAAAGAAAGTATGTGGGAGATTGATTTCTTAGGAAACAGAAGCGATGGAAACCTAGAGACTGGTCGTGTAGGGAATACTAATGGAATTACCATGACTAGTGCAGCTCTAACGCAAACATTAGGATATAGTTATGGTTTTATCAAAGGAACCGCACGACTGTATAAAGGGTATAAGACGGGAGATTTACGTCGTGACTGGGTGTTAACGCCGTTTACTTATAACAACGCTACTGGTGCCAAAGTGCCAATAACAATAACGACTGGTTACGGAAGAGATTGTGCGAAATGGAGAAGAGAATTTGAGTTGTCATCCCCAAAAAATAAAAACCATGGACCAATTAATTTTCCAGTATTACGTTATGCGGATGTATTGTTAATGATTGCCGAAGCTGAAAATCAAGTAAACGGACCTACAACTATTGCTTATGACGCATTGAATCAGGTAAGAAGACGTGGTTTTGGTCTGAATATCGCAACAGCTAGCGTAGTAGCAGATGCAGCCGCAGGACTGTCTAAAGCAGATTTTCAATTGGCAGTAGAGAACGAACGTATGTTGGAATTGTGTTTTGAAGGGACACGTCACCTGGATTTAATTCGTTGGAATAAATATGTGAGCACTATGAATTCTGTTGGGAATGAAATCGCAACCAATGGAGGAGCACAAGCTTATGGAGGTTTGGGAGGTAAAAATGTTACTGCACGTCATTTGGTTTATCCTATACCCGCCAAAGAAAGATCGGTGAATAAAAAGTTAGATCAAAATAAAGATTGGTAG
- a CDS encoding glycoside hydrolase family 88 protein: MRVVKSFIALLFIGSLLQGCMSSTTINKPIKNSEEQFSLLLEEAEKADRIPRTLDENGNMHWANPKFDWTEGFFPGSCWYLYEATKDEKWKKAAEKFQGLFEDHKMRQDNHDLGFVFNCSYGNGYRLTKNEKFKAVMIQAANSLITRFNPTVGCIKSWDVDSGWQATRGWEFPVIIDNMMNLELLFKVSEMTGDSKYKEIAIAHANTTMKNHYRPDYSSFHVIDYDPITGAVRNKNTAQGYADDSSWARGQAWGLYGYTVCYRYTNDKKYLEQAEKIANYILTYKGTPKDGIPYWDYDAPKIPNEPRDVSAAAVTASALMELDKYSKESYSNEINTIMTSLASSEYTATKGSNKNFILKHSVGSIPHGNEIDVPLNYADYYYLEALVRLTELPKK; encoded by the coding sequence ATGAGAGTTGTAAAATCATTTATCGCCCTACTATTTATTGGCAGCTTGTTGCAAGGCTGTATGTCTTCAACCACGATCAATAAACCGATTAAAAATTCAGAAGAGCAATTCAGCCTATTGTTAGAGGAAGCAGAAAAAGCCGATAGGATTCCAAGAACATTGGATGAGAATGGAAATATGCATTGGGCAAATCCAAAATTTGACTGGACAGAAGGCTTCTTTCCTGGTAGTTGTTGGTATCTCTATGAAGCCACCAAGGACGAAAAATGGAAAAAAGCTGCTGAAAAATTTCAAGGATTATTTGAAGATCATAAAATGAGACAAGACAACCATGACTTGGGTTTTGTTTTTAATTGCTCGTATGGTAACGGCTATCGATTGACCAAAAATGAAAAATTCAAAGCAGTGATGATTCAAGCTGCCAATTCATTAATCACACGTTTCAACCCTACCGTAGGATGTATTAAAAGCTGGGATGTAGATTCAGGCTGGCAAGCAACTAGAGGATGGGAATTTCCGGTAATCATTGACAATATGATGAATTTGGAATTGCTGTTCAAAGTGTCTGAAATGACTGGTGATTCAAAGTATAAAGAAATTGCCATAGCGCATGCCAATACAACCATGAAAAATCATTACCGTCCGGATTACAGTTCTTTTCATGTAATTGATTATGATCCAATAACTGGAGCAGTACGTAATAAAAATACGGCTCAAGGCTATGCTGATGATAGTTCATGGGCAAGGGGACAAGCTTGGGGGCTTTATGGATATACGGTTTGTTATCGTTATACCAATGACAAAAAATATCTGGAACAAGCAGAGAAAATCGCCAATTATATTCTGACGTACAAAGGAACTCCCAAAGACGGAATACCATATTGGGATTATGATGCGCCAAAAATTCCAAATGAACCTCGTGATGTATCTGCGGCAGCGGTTACGGCCTCAGCTTTAATGGAGTTAGATAAATATTCAAAAGAATCGTATTCGAATGAGATTAATACCATAATGACCTCATTGGCTTCAAGCGAATACACGGCTACAAAAGGTTCTAATAAAAATTTTATATTAAAACACAGTGTGGGTAGTATTCCGCATGGGAATGAAATTGACGTTCCTTTGAACTATGCCGATTATTATTATCTGGAAGCTTTGGTACGTTTGACTGAATTACCAAAAAAATAA
- a CDS encoding two-component regulator propeller domain-containing protein, with amino-acid sequence MKKSIYLILFLILVVPFQFVFGQESDNLKFKHFSSKEGLSQSSVITIFQDSKGYIWFGTRDGLNKFDGNKFTIYRSNYRDNKSLSNSWVTSIYEDSKGILWIGTKDGLNKYNASKDNFKQYHASNKGNSISNNEIWGITEISPQVLMVSTSKGMSKLNTKTDVFNHWFHDLKNKNSISDNRTRGFLNTKDGRLWIMTVNAIDVYNPKKNSFAHYNYPERTLKESHVNNAPTLFEAKNGKIWMGYEGGLALFNPQKLIFEPYKMGVTSSVRTLYEDKNHHLWIGTYSGLYILNSQKQEVKKYVHNENDSKSLSQNSIYKIIEDSKGDVWIGTWAGGINYFDRNFDRFKQLTAGTKNTMLNYKVVSSIVEESPNTWWIGTEGGGLNVYDRSTGLFSYFTKNDNPNSISSNNIKSMIKDREGNLWIGTHDGGLNFLNSKAKPYRFYHFDKTVSDGLNIKDCRILSLFEDSNRNIWIGTLTNGLIFYNRETQMFTKLQKGTKSISCIVASSDPKYILIGGTKGLEKVTIDTQKISAISLQSENDDYHLIKSINCIYEDTNKNYWLGTEGQGLFVFHSKTKKTVNYGKAEGLPNEIIYGIVPDKNDLWISTNDGLSKLDLKTNQFENFDESDGLQGNEFNYGSFLKTSQGELIFGGQNGLNYFYSKSIKPNTHFPALDIYALEVNNKPFLKITDSIKEIKLKYNQNDFNIDFVALSFSQPNKNNYAVKLEGFDQEWSYIGNKKTVTYTNIDEGTYVFKVRSSNSNGLWNEKETTIKIKVLPAPWHTWWAYLIYFLLISTALYFVRKLIMIRVEERNELKNEKIEKEKLEEVNKLKLQFFTNISHEFRTPLTLIVGPVEQLVKNKGNNDFVKRNLDTIQRNTKILLQLINELLDFRKSEDGKFKLNASKDNLIPFVKNIKLSFEELARQKQINYVFSTTDAEIEIWFDKIKMNKIFFNLLSNAFKFSSDNNNLFLNISKVKNTEPSEIKEFVKIDIINFVKVIPAEHIKFIFERFYQLDQKDAETGTGIGLSLTKNLVELHKGKIEVNSSAENGTCFSVYLPIGNAHLSAEECVDEYDETLVNLDFQKPILTPMIPMLEDEETEEEIAAFDKAVPTVLIVEDNLDVRNFVKSIFANKYNVLDAENGKDAIEIAQKAPVDLIISDVMMPIMDGFELCKKIKTDIITSHIPVILLTAKTSDVHRDEGYKLGANAYITKPFDAEILGIRVDNLLGTRKQLISKFKKDIILEPKELTITSADEVFLEKAIKIVEDNISDTEFNVITFTEQMNMSRSVLFRKMKVLTGQSINEFVRTIKLKRAGQLLIQSQMNISDVAYEVGFNDLKYFRKCFKTLFEETPSSYRSKNAVDKNIPFEDDEEDS; translated from the coding sequence ATGAAAAAAAGTATTTATCTCATTTTGTTTTTGATTTTGGTGGTTCCTTTTCAATTCGTTTTTGGGCAGGAATCGGATAATTTAAAATTCAAACATTTTTCGTCGAAAGAAGGGTTGTCACAGAGTTCTGTGATTACCATTTTTCAGGATAGTAAAGGCTATATTTGGTTTGGCACCAGAGATGGTTTGAATAAGTTTGACGGGAACAAATTTACCATTTATCGTTCTAATTATCGCGATAATAAGAGTTTGAGCAACAGTTGGGTGACTTCTATTTATGAAGATAGCAAAGGTATTTTGTGGATAGGTACGAAGGACGGGCTGAATAAATACAACGCTAGTAAAGATAATTTTAAGCAGTATCATGCGTCAAATAAAGGCAATAGCATTTCGAATAACGAGATTTGGGGAATTACTGAAATTTCGCCTCAGGTTTTGATGGTAAGCACATCTAAGGGGATGAGTAAATTGAATACCAAAACAGATGTTTTCAACCATTGGTTTCATGATTTAAAAAATAAAAACTCGATTAGTGACAATAGAACCCGAGGTTTTTTGAATACAAAAGACGGTAGATTGTGGATTATGACGGTTAACGCTATTGATGTTTATAATCCTAAGAAAAATAGTTTTGCTCACTACAATTATCCTGAAAGAACTTTGAAGGAATCGCATGTTAACAATGCGCCAACACTTTTTGAGGCCAAAAACGGAAAAATATGGATGGGCTATGAAGGTGGGTTGGCACTTTTTAATCCTCAAAAATTGATTTTTGAACCTTATAAAATGGGAGTAACGAGTTCGGTGCGAACCTTGTATGAAGATAAAAATCATCATTTATGGATAGGTACATATTCGGGTTTGTATATTTTGAATAGCCAAAAACAAGAGGTTAAGAAGTATGTTCATAACGAAAATGATTCCAAAAGTTTGAGTCAGAATTCGATTTATAAAATCATAGAGGATTCCAAAGGAGATGTTTGGATTGGAACTTGGGCAGGCGGAATTAATTATTTTGATCGTAATTTTGATCGTTTTAAACAATTGACGGCAGGGACTAAAAATACCATGCTGAATTACAAAGTAGTGAGTTCTATAGTGGAAGAATCTCCAAATACATGGTGGATTGGAACTGAAGGAGGCGGACTGAATGTGTATGATAGAAGTACAGGATTGTTTAGTTATTTTACAAAAAATGATAATCCTAATAGCATTAGCTCCAACAATATCAAGTCGATGATTAAGGACAGAGAGGGGAATCTGTGGATAGGAACGCATGATGGAGGACTGAACTTTTTGAATAGCAAAGCAAAGCCTTATCGATTTTATCATTTTGATAAAACTGTTTCGGATGGTTTAAATATCAAGGATTGCAGGATTTTGTCTTTGTTTGAAGATAGTAATCGAAACATTTGGATAGGAACTTTGACCAATGGCTTGATTTTTTACAATAGAGAGACACAAATGTTTACAAAATTGCAAAAAGGAACTAAATCTATCTCCTGTATTGTAGCATCGTCTGATCCAAAATATATTTTAATTGGTGGTACCAAAGGATTGGAAAAAGTAACTATTGATACTCAAAAAATAAGTGCTATTTCATTGCAAAGTGAGAACGATGATTATCATTTGATTAAATCAATTAATTGTATTTATGAGGATACAAATAAAAATTATTGGCTAGGAACCGAAGGTCAAGGCCTATTTGTTTTCCATTCGAAAACTAAAAAAACTGTTAATTACGGCAAAGCAGAGGGATTGCCAAATGAAATAATTTACGGCATTGTACCCGATAAAAATGATTTGTGGATAAGTACAAATGATGGGCTGAGTAAATTGGATTTGAAAACGAATCAGTTTGAGAATTTTGATGAATCGGATGGGTTGCAGGGAAACGAATTTAATTACGGCTCTTTTTTGAAAACCTCACAAGGAGAGTTGATTTTTGGTGGACAAAATGGGCTGAATTATTTTTATTCTAAAAGTATAAAACCCAATACTCATTTTCCGGCATTGGACATTTATGCACTAGAAGTGAATAATAAACCTTTCCTGAAAATCACCGATTCTATCAAAGAAATTAAGCTGAAATACAATCAAAATGATTTTAACATTGATTTTGTGGCCTTGTCCTTTTCGCAACCAAATAAAAATAATTATGCGGTAAAACTGGAAGGTTTCGACCAAGAGTGGAGTTACATTGGCAACAAAAAAACGGTTACTTATACTAATATTGATGAAGGAACTTATGTTTTTAAAGTAAGATCGTCCAACAGTAACGGTCTTTGGAACGAAAAAGAAACTACAATAAAAATAAAAGTATTGCCTGCACCTTGGCATACTTGGTGGGCGTATTTGATTTATTTTCTTCTTATTTCGACGGCTTTGTATTTTGTTCGAAAGTTAATTATGATTCGAGTAGAAGAAAGAAACGAACTTAAAAACGAGAAGATTGAAAAGGAAAAGCTAGAAGAAGTTAATAAACTGAAATTACAATTTTTTACCAATATTTCTCATGAGTTTAGAACGCCGCTTACTTTGATTGTAGGGCCAGTGGAACAGTTGGTGAAAAACAAAGGCAATAATGATTTTGTAAAAAGAAACCTTGATACGATTCAGCGCAATACCAAAATTTTACTGCAATTAATTAATGAATTATTGGACTTCAGAAAAAGTGAAGACGGGAAATTCAAACTCAATGCTTCCAAAGATAATTTGATTCCGTTTGTCAAAAACATCAAACTTTCTTTTGAAGAATTGGCACGACAAAAACAGATTAATTACGTTTTTTCGACCACAGATGCAGAAATTGAAATTTGGTTTGATAAAATCAAGATGAACAAGATCTTTTTTAATTTGTTATCCAATGCTTTTAAGTTTTCGAGTGATAACAATAATTTGTTTCTCAATATTTCTAAAGTCAAAAACACAGAGCCTTCCGAGATAAAAGAGTTTGTGAAAATAGATATCATCAACTTTGTAAAGGTTATTCCAGCAGAACATATCAAGTTTATTTTTGAACGTTTTTATCAATTAGATCAAAAAGATGCTGAAACTGGTACCGGAATCGGACTCTCGTTAACCAAAAATTTGGTTGAACTTCACAAAGGAAAAATAGAAGTAAATAGTTCTGCCGAAAACGGAACTTGCTTTAGTGTGTATTTGCCAATAGGTAACGCGCATTTGTCTGCTGAAGAATGTGTAGATGAATATGATGAAACATTGGTAAACTTAGATTTTCAAAAACCAATTTTGACTCCTATGATCCCAATGTTGGAAGACGAAGAAACGGAGGAAGAAATCGCTGCATTTGATAAAGCAGTACCCACGGTTTTGATAGTAGAAGATAATTTGGATGTACGCAATTTTGTAAAAAGCATCTTTGCAAATAAATACAATGTACTGGATGCCGAAAATGGAAAAGATGCTATTGAAATTGCTCAAAAAGCACCAGTCGATTTGATTATTAGTGATGTGATGATGCCCATCATGGATGGATTTGAGTTGTGTAAAAAAATAAAAACGGATATTATAACCAGTCATATTCCAGTCATTTTATTAACAGCCAAAACCTCAGATGTACATCGCGATGAAGGCTATAAATTGGGAGCCAATGCTTATATTACTAAACCTTTTGATGCCGAAATTTTAGGGATTAGAGTAGATAATTTATTGGGAACTAGAAAGCAGTTAATATCTAAATTTAAAAAAGATATTATTCTAGAACCGAAAGAGTTGACGATCACTTCTGCCGATGAGGTTTTTCTCGAAAAAGCCATTAAGATTGTAGAAGACAATATCTCTGATACCGAGTTTAATGTAATTACTTTTACCGAACAAATGAATATGAGTCGCTCTGTTTTGTTTCGAAAAATGAAAGTACTCACAGGACAATCTATTAATGAATTTGTGCGAACGATTAAACTAAAAAGAGCTGGGCAATTATTGATTCAAAGCCAAATGAATATATCGGATGTGGCTTATGAAGTTGGGTTTAATGATTTGAAATATTTTAGAAAATGTTTTAAAACCTTATTCGAAGAAACTCCTAGCAGTTATAGATCCAAAAACGCAGTAGATAAAAATATTCCTTTTGAGGACGACGAAGAGGATTCTTAA
- a CDS encoding DUF4955 domain-containing protein has protein sequence MIQLKINRMFTPRINQLCLGMLSLFMGTTFCNAQKQAQIFKNYQKDATVLPDFSYAGYHNGEIGIPNDLNYKVFDVTAYGAKPNDAVSDKVAIQKAIQAANANGSGIVFFPKGRFLVNEDGDDLSRIVSKGSKIIFRGSGSGKDGTELFMKNTLQPTDPKKMWTVPTLFSFTSNGSDKKVGDVAASAKVGSFDLELSTSKGLKAGDWIVLKILDTNPDFIKSEFGEVAVNPTWTYITDKGLEIRVMYQIAKIKGQTITLAAPIPYAVDAKYKWEVYKFANSEEIGIEDIAFVGNWKEKFVHHASWIHDSGYSLVSISKTTNSWMKNCRFTDCSSAATISQSANFTALNCIITGTGGHNAIASNGSTNVLIAKCVDEASQWHSFGASHCSMNTVIWDCTYPATTCFESHSSQPRNTLLDGVTGGFMSSRAGGSVFNMPNHMQGLVLWNYTQTSPVLKNFEFWPPKEIYWKLLKPTIVGFKSEGTTFIKEQLRYGESLDGLVEPASLYIAQLKIRLKKVPAWVSELP, from the coding sequence ATGATACAATTAAAAATAAATAGGATGTTTACACCAAGAATAAACCAACTGTGTTTAGGAATGTTGTCTTTATTTATGGGTACTACTTTTTGTAATGCCCAAAAACAAGCACAAATTTTCAAAAACTATCAAAAGGACGCCACTGTGCTCCCCGATTTTTCCTATGCGGGCTATCACAATGGAGAAATTGGAATTCCGAACGACTTGAATTATAAGGTTTTTGATGTAACTGCTTATGGCGCAAAACCCAATGATGCTGTTTCGGATAAAGTGGCCATTCAAAAAGCGATTCAAGCGGCAAATGCAAATGGTTCTGGGATTGTTTTTTTTCCAAAAGGACGCTTTTTGGTGAATGAAGATGGGGATGATTTGTCTCGAATAGTTTCCAAAGGAAGTAAAATCATCTTTAGAGGAAGCGGATCTGGTAAGGATGGCACCGAATTGTTTATGAAAAATACTTTGCAACCTACAGATCCAAAAAAAATGTGGACTGTACCTACTTTGTTTTCTTTTACCAGTAATGGTAGCGATAAAAAAGTGGGAGATGTTGCGGCTTCCGCCAAAGTAGGAAGCTTTGATTTAGAGCTGAGTACTAGCAAAGGATTGAAAGCAGGAGATTGGATTGTTTTGAAGATTCTAGATACTAATCCAGATTTCATAAAGTCGGAATTTGGTGAAGTAGCAGTGAATCCTACTTGGACGTATATTACAGACAAAGGTTTGGAAATACGTGTGATGTACCAAATTGCAAAAATAAAAGGACAAACGATCACATTGGCAGCGCCGATTCCGTATGCAGTAGATGCTAAGTACAAATGGGAAGTGTATAAATTTGCCAATAGTGAAGAAATTGGTATCGAAGATATAGCCTTTGTGGGCAACTGGAAAGAGAAGTTTGTGCATCACGCTTCTTGGATACACGATAGTGGTTATTCGCTAGTGAGTATATCAAAAACCACCAATTCATGGATGAAAAATTGTCGTTTTACGGATTGTAGTTCGGCAGCAACAATTTCGCAGTCTGCTAATTTTACGGCTTTGAATTGCATAATTACAGGCACAGGTGGTCACAATGCGATTGCTTCTAATGGTAGTACTAATGTTTTGATTGCAAAATGTGTTGACGAAGCTTCGCAATGGCATTCTTTTGGCGCATCGCATTGCTCGATGAATACGGTGATTTGGGATTGTACGTATCCAGCAACGACTTGTTTTGAGTCCCATTCTAGTCAGCCTCGCAATACGTTGCTTGATGGTGTGACAGGAGGATTTATGAGCAGTAGAGCAGGTGGATCTGTTTTTAATATGCCCAATCATATGCAAGGATTGGTTTTGTGGAATTATACACAAACGAGCCCTGTATTGAAAAACTTCGAATTTTGGCCTCCCAAAGAAATTTACTGGAAATTGTTGAAACCCACCATTGTTGGATTCAAAAGTGAAGGAACTACTTTCATTAAAGAGCAATTGCGTTATGGTGAGTCACTAGATGGTTTGGTTGAACCGGCTTCCTTGTATATCGCTCAATTAAAAATAAGACTTAAGAAAGTACCTGCTTGGGTTAGCGAACTTCCTTAA
- a CDS encoding sulfatase: MKNLGIYLLFAFVSISSQSQIKKKAVVATKPNILIIFPDQLRRYSAGFWSEAPYRQHVIGKPDPVVTPTIDKLAKNGVVVTKGISNFPLCSPYRGMLLSGMYPEQNGIWNNCKKDRDESLKDDVQTITDLFYGAGYNTAYFGKCHWLKNEPLFDTKGNYKGTLEAPGGNYVNEYDTYIPTGVKRHHIEYFYQALKDEHFNPHIYSSDPAAIDGKKDGELFLPKIYSPKNEAAKIVDYLKNDRNQRDTSKPFCMIWAMNPPHNPWDEKNTDMDMLHQYYDTDKFPKLDTSLVVRENADLKVANYARHYFANVTSSDAYMGVVIEELERMGALDNTIVIFTSDHGEMLGSHGHEGKNYIEMESMAIPFVVHWPKGLKAGIQDLMLSAPDVLPTAMGLAGLSQQIPNTVQGTNFSDLLQNPKTTTVKKPEAILLMLGNSRGVLTDRYTLCIEENKTPWDKKEVKDLARTFIYDNKNDPYQLKKISFKEQPEVAKKLLVQLGEKLKMANDPWYKSKKYNDLIPYPKN, translated from the coding sequence ATGAAAAATTTAGGAATCTACTTGTTGTTTGCCTTTGTTTCGATAAGCAGTCAATCACAAATCAAGAAAAAAGCAGTTGTGGCAACCAAGCCCAATATTTTAATTATTTTTCCCGACCAATTGCGCAGGTATAGCGCAGGATTTTGGTCAGAAGCGCCGTATCGCCAGCACGTGATCGGGAAACCAGATCCAGTGGTAACGCCAACCATTGACAAACTAGCAAAAAATGGTGTGGTCGTGACCAAAGGGATTAGTAATTTTCCTTTATGCAGTCCCTACCGTGGGATGTTACTTTCTGGAATGTATCCTGAGCAAAACGGAATTTGGAATAATTGCAAAAAAGACAGAGACGAAAGTCTGAAAGATGACGTGCAAACCATTACCGATTTGTTTTATGGCGCTGGGTACAATACGGCCTATTTTGGAAAATGCCATTGGTTAAAAAATGAGCCTTTATTTGATACTAAAGGAAATTATAAAGGAACGCTTGAAGCTCCTGGAGGGAATTATGTCAATGAATACGACACGTATATTCCGACGGGTGTAAAAAGACATCATATCGAATATTTCTATCAGGCCTTAAAAGACGAACATTTTAACCCACATATTTATTCGAGTGACCCCGCAGCAATTGATGGAAAAAAGGATGGAGAGTTGTTTTTACCTAAAATTTATTCACCAAAAAATGAAGCGGCAAAAATTGTAGATTACCTTAAGAATGATCGGAATCAAAGAGATACTTCTAAACCATTTTGTATGATTTGGGCAATGAATCCGCCACATAATCCTTGGGACGAAAAAAACACCGATATGGATATGCTTCATCAATATTATGATACAGATAAGTTTCCTAAATTAGATACGTCATTAGTAGTCCGTGAAAATGCCGATTTAAAAGTAGCCAATTATGCTCGTCATTATTTTGCAAATGTGACCAGTAGCGATGCTTATATGGGCGTAGTGATTGAAGAACTCGAAAGAATGGGAGCTTTAGACAATACCATTGTTATTTTTACTTCAGATCACGGTGAAATGTTAGGAAGCCACGGACACGAAGGGAAAAATTACATCGAAATGGAATCAATGGCGATTCCGTTTGTGGTACATTGGCCAAAAGGTTTGAAAGCTGGAATCCAAGATTTAATGTTAAGTGCGCCAGATGTATTACCAACGGCCATGGGATTAGCAGGTTTATCACAGCAGATTCCAAATACGGTTCAAGGAACAAATTTTTCTGATTTGTTGCAAAATCCGAAAACAACAACAGTCAAAAAGCCAGAAGCAATTCTACTAATGTTAGGCAATTCAAGAGGAGTTCTGACGGATAGATATACCTTATGTATTGAAGAAAATAAAACGCCTTGGGACAAAAAAGAAGTAAAAGATTTAGCTCGAACTTTTATTTATGATAATAAAAATGATCCGTATCAATTGAAAAAAATCAGTTTTAAGGAACAGCCCGAAGTGGCAAAAAAGCTTTTGGTACAATTGGGCGAGAAATTAAAAATGGCTAACGACCCTTGGTACAAAAGCAAAAAATACAATGATTTAATTCCTTACCCAAAAAACTAG